Within the Pseudomonadota bacterium genome, the region CGAGGCCTATCGCTCTCCCGTCTCTGGCTTCGAGCTCAAGCGATCGGACTCTGGCTGGTCCGGTTTACTCGATGGCGAACCCATGGTGATTCAAAGCGAGACTGAAGGAACGATTCGATTTGAACTGCCCGGTGGAGAGGCATTCATCGGCACCACCGTTGATGGAAGACTCACCGGGTTTTGGCGTCGCCCGGCGCACGACTACGCTGGGCAGGCTTTTTCCACGCCGCTTCGTTTCCGACAAACGGGTCAATCCACCTGGACTGCAAAGCCGGCTTCTCTGGAAGAGGACTTCATGATCTTCCACTACTTTGGGGAGGACGAAGGCGGGCCATTTGTCGCCATTCGAAACCCGGAGCGCAATGCGATAGGGGCCTCCAGCCGTTATCGATGGGCGCAGGAAGAGCACGGTTCCGGCGAGCTTTTTGTCGGCGAGGCTGAGAACCGCTGGTCACGAAGCCTTAGCTATAACTCCGCGAAGGACGAGGTGGTGTCTGGCTGGGCGTGGTCTGCCGACAGCTCGCTCCTGCGGCGCTCGACCGAAGCCGAGGCCGCCCGGTTTTATCCACGTGTGGGTTCGTTCGACGGCCTGTCCCGGGTTCCCGAGCTGAAAGATGGGTGGCAGGTGTCGTCGTTAACGGAAGCTGAGATCAGTGCCGCGCCGCTCACGACATTAATCGAGTCAATTGCATCCTCCGATCCCACCGCGGGGCGGCCGGATATGATCCACAGCCTGCTGGTTGCCCATAAGGGCAAGCTGGTGCTGGAGGAGTATTTCCACGGTTACGACCGCAACGACACCCACGACCTACGTTCGGCGGCAAAAACTTACGCCCCGCTGCTGGCAGGTGCGCTCATTCACGACGGACTGGAACTGAACAAAGACACCCTCGTTATGCCCATACTGAGGAAGCGGTTCCCGGACCTGCCTCAGGGTGACGCGCGCGATCGCATCACGTTCGGCAACCTGCTGTCCCATCAGAGCGGCCTTGCGTGTGGTAACGGGCAGGATGGTGCACCGCCGGGCAATGAGGACACACTGTGGGCCCAGAAAGAGAATTTCTGGTTGTTCAGTGCCCGCCTGCCGATGGTCGCTGAGCCTGGTACGCGATATCACTACTGCTCTGGCAGTATCCATCTGGCTGCCGGGGTGCTGGCGATCATGACGGGTCGTGAACTTTTTGAGCTGATTGAAGAAAAGCTCATGCAGCCGCTCGACATTCCACACTACCACTGGAACGTGACGCCCAACGGTCAGGCGTATTTCGGCGGCGGTGCCCAGCTGCTGCCCCGCGATTTTCTCAAGATGGGCCAGGTAGTATTGGACGGCGGTCGCTGGCGCGGACATCAGGTGTTGGACCCAGCGTGGAACACGACGTCATTAGAAAAAACGGTGGAGATCAATCCCGAGACCACCGAGACGACACCTGAGGAGTTTGCCCAAAATTACATCCTTTCTGCTGACGGTCTGGGCTGGCATCTGATCGACATCAAGGCGGGCGAGCGTTCTTATCAAAGCTACTATGCGAGCGGGAATGGCGGTCAGCTAGTTTTTGTTCTTCCCGAGCTGGAACTGGTTGTCGGCATGACCGGCGGGCAGTACAACTGGGGTTCGGTCTGGAACACATGGCCCCATCGGTTTATCGGAGGCCATATCATTCCGGCGATAACGGAAAGCAACTGATTTCCGCAGTAACAGACTTCTGCAGCCGTAGCTAGGGAACGAGCCCCACCCGCTTGCCACGACACCTTCAACGAGCCGCTCTTCGGTTGTGCGAAGCGCAGCTGAGATTGATCCTGTAGTGCCGTCCGGTAAGATCAAAAGAGGATCTTTGGGTGGTTAGGAAAGGTTTGGAGAAAGACTCATGCGTAACGCACCGACGTTCCAAATTGATCCTGAAGTGTTCTGGCGAGACCCCTATCCGGATCTGAAACGCATGCGCAGAGATTGCCCGGTTGCGTTTGTTCCGCAACTCGGCGCCCTTCTGGTAACCCGGCGAGACGACATCTTCGAGAATGAAAAGAAGGTCGAAGTTTTCTCCTCGGATCAGCCTGAGGGTTTGATGCAGCGCCTGCTGGGCCAGAACCTGATGCGCAAGGACGGCGACGCTCATGCCGTGGAGCGAAAAGCGATTTTTCCGTCGATGAGTCCCCGTACCGTTAAGGGGGAGTGGCGACAGAAGTTTAAGGGCGCTACGGAGGAAATGCTCGATGAGCTAGTGCCGCTGGGTCGCGCGGACATGGTCAAGAACATTGCCAAGCGAATCTCCGGTGAGGCACTGAAGCTGATTACGGGCCTGACGGAAATTTCCTGGCAGGAAATGGATCGGGTGAGCCAGGGCATGATCGATGGCTGTGCCAACTACCAGGGCGATCCGGACATCGAGGCTGCGTGCAATGAATGCACGGACACTATCGACCGTCATATCAACGAAATGATCCCCGGCTACCGGAAATCCCCCGACTGTTCGCTGATATCGGTGCAGCTTCAGGCGGGTCTGCCGGACGAAGCGGTCCGGGCCAACGTGAAACTGGCCATTTCGGGTGGGCAAAATGAACCACGAGACGTGATTGCCGGTCTGGTCTGGGCGCTGCTGACCCATCCGGATCAGCTCAGCCTCGTTCGCGGCGGGAAGGCTCGTTGGCAGGATGCCTTTGAGGAATACAACCGCTGGATCTCACCGATCGGTATGTCGCCGCGGCGAGTCGCAAAGACCTACGAGCTACACGGCGTTACGCTGGAGCCGGAAGACCGGGTGTTCTTTATGTTTGGTTCGGCCAATCGGGATGAAAGAAACTTTGACAGGCCGGACGTTTTCGACGTGACGCAGAGCTCATCAGCATCCGTTGCCTTTGGTGCCGGCCCTCACTATTGCGCTGGAGCCGCTGCATCGAAGTGTCTGATCTCCGAGGTGGTAGTGCCACGCTTGTTCGAACGTCTCGCCGATCTGCGGCTCGATGGAGAAGTGCCGTTTGGTGGCTGGGCGTTTCGAGGCCCGCTTTCCATGCCGGTCGCCTGGAAACCTTAATCCGGCCAGCGCCACCTGCCTATGGGAGGCGCTCGTCCAGAAGTGCCAAGGCTTCACGGACCTGGTTGATGGCCTTCGGCTCGTTGCCCATCGCCCGATTGAAGTAGTAGATGAAGCCGGAGATGTACTGCTCCCCGTCATTAAAGCGAATCTGGGCGTTGCGGTTTTCTAAGAACAGCTTGTTTCGCTGCAAAGCGTCTAGCGCCTCGTAGGCGCTGGCAATCACCAGCAGATCGGCCGCTTCGATTGTGGTGACGGCACCTGTGGTGGTGGCGAGCTCGTAGGCGATCGTCGTGATAGCCGGCGGCGATGTTGCGGGAAGGTTTTGCGGGTAAATGCTGTCCTTCAGGAGTGTATTGATGCCCTCCTGGTACGCTTTGAGCATCCCTGGACGGGTCGGCGCCACGCGCTCTAGCTCAGCGAGGTTCTGGGCAAGCTCAGCGCGAACCAGCTCCAGGGCCGCGAGCGCTTCTCTGGCTTCGTTCATGTCTTCGCGCCACTGCTCGACGACAAACGCAAGCAGCACGCTCAGAAAAATGGCGACCGATTCGAAGAACAGCCGCGGGCTTCTATGGGATTTGTTGGCAACGGCGAGTCAACTTTCAGGGTTCGTTGCAAAGATACTCCAGGAATAACGTATCTGCGCAAGACACGAAACACGAACTGCTAAGCGCGCAGTGCGATTGGTCTGTCTAACTTTTTTCGTGCGTTGTTGCCTCTAGGCCATGGCTTTCTCCAAGCGACCGCCCTAAAATGCAATTGGTATAACGTATCATTCACTTTCCTTTTCGGAGACCAATCAGGTGAATAACCCTCAAAGAAAAGCCCTTTGGGCAGCTTGCATGTTGGCGTCAGCCGGCATCATGCCCCTCGTTAGCGCGCCGGCGGCAGCACAAGAAGAGGACGATGAGACGATCGAGGAGGTTTTTGTCATCGGCGAACGCCGCGCCTACCAGGGCAATTTTGATGACCTCGAGAACCCCTCTGCCGTGCAGTCGATCGGCATTGAGCTGCTGCGTGACGTAGGCGCCATCAATCTGAATGATGCGCTGGACCTCTCAGCGTCAGTGGCGCGTCAAAACAACTTTGGCGGCCTGTGGAACAGCTTCTCGATCCGCGGCTTTTCGGGTGACATCAACCTTCCCAGTGGGTTTCTTGTCAACGGGTTCAACGCCGGCCGAGGTTTTGCGGGACCGCGGGATATCGTAGGGATCGAGTCGGTAGAGGTGCTGAAAGGCCCCCGATCCGCTCTGTTTGGGCGCGGTGAACCCGGTGGAACCGTGAACCTTGTGACGAAGCGGCCCAACTTTCAAAACGAAGGGGACCTGCGCCTGACCTTTGGACGGTGGCAGCAGCTCCGGCTCGAAGGCGACGTTCAGACAACGCTCGGCGAGAACGAACAGGTTGGTGTGCGGCTGGTCGGCTTTTACGAAGACGCTGAAAGCTTCCGCGATACGGTGGAAACCGAGAAGCTCGGCTTTTACCCCTCGGTGACCTGGCAGGTGTCAGACGATACGCAGATCACCTATGAGCTCGAATATACGGAGCAGGAGATTCCGTTTGATCGCGGTGTGGCTTTCTCCGATGAGTTCGGGTTTTCACCGCGCGAGACCTTTGCCGGCGAACCTGGTGACGGTCCGATCGATACCGAGGTTATCGGGCATCAGGTCGAGTTCCAGCACAATTTCTCAAACAACTGGAGCCTGCTGGCGGGCCTCGGGTATCGCGACACCGAATTTACGGGCAATGCTTCCGAGACCAACTTCGGTGGACGGCAAACCTACTTTCTCGACGGCCGCACGCTGTCCAGGTTCTTCCGTTTCCGCGATTTCGAGTCGGACTATACCGTGGTCCGGGCCGAACTCGCCGGAGCCTTCGACACCGGCTCGGTGAGCCACCGCCTGTTGGTTGGTGCTGACTACGACCGCTTCGAAAACAACCTGTTTATCCTGCGCTTTCGGCCGGGATTCTTCGGCCCTGACACCGATATCAACACGCTAGACCCTGCGGAGTATCTGTTTCTGGACGTATTCAATCCGGTCTACGGCCAGTTCCCGCAGCCGGTCCCGGGTCCGAACACCAATCGGTCCGAGGAGTTGGATGGTGCCGGCTTTTACATCCAGGATCAGATTGATCTGAACGAACAATGGCAGATTCGGCTTGGCTTGCGATATGACGACTTCACGCAGGACCTGACCAACCTGCGGGCTGTTCCCGCAACGACAACCACTTCCTCAGATGACCGCGTTTCGCCACAGTTTGGCGCCGTCTATCGGATGAACGAAGGTATGAGTCTCTACGCCTCTTATGGCGAAGGATTCCGGCAGCAGACCGGCTCCGATTTTCAGGGTAACCAGTTCGATCCCAACGTGACGGAGTCGGCCGAGATTGGGTTTAAGGCCGATCTCGCGAACTTTTACGATACGCTGTCCGGGGCTGTCACGGTAACCTTGTTCCAAGTCGACCAAAGTAACATCCTCGTCAATGACGAT harbors:
- a CDS encoding cytochrome P450; protein product: MRNAPTFQIDPEVFWRDPYPDLKRMRRDCPVAFVPQLGALLVTRRDDIFENEKKVEVFSSDQPEGLMQRLLGQNLMRKDGDAHAVERKAIFPSMSPRTVKGEWRQKFKGATEEMLDELVPLGRADMVKNIAKRISGEALKLITGLTEISWQEMDRVSQGMIDGCANYQGDPDIEAACNECTDTIDRHINEMIPGYRKSPDCSLISVQLQAGLPDEAVRANVKLAISGGQNEPRDVIAGLVWALLTHPDQLSLVRGGKARWQDAFEEYNRWISPIGMSPRRVAKTYELHGVTLEPEDRVFFMFGSANRDERNFDRPDVFDVTQSSSASVAFGAGPHYCAGAAASKCLISEVVVPRLFERLADLRLDGEVPFGGWAFRGPLSMPVAWKP
- a CDS encoding TonB-dependent siderophore receptor, whose translation is MLASAGIMPLVSAPAAAQEEDDETIEEVFVIGERRAYQGNFDDLENPSAVQSIGIELLRDVGAINLNDALDLSASVARQNNFGGLWNSFSIRGFSGDINLPSGFLVNGFNAGRGFAGPRDIVGIESVEVLKGPRSALFGRGEPGGTVNLVTKRPNFQNEGDLRLTFGRWQQLRLEGDVQTTLGENEQVGVRLVGFYEDAESFRDTVETEKLGFYPSVTWQVSDDTQITYELEYTEQEIPFDRGVAFSDEFGFSPRETFAGEPGDGPIDTEVIGHQVEFQHNFSNNWSLLAGLGYRDTEFTGNASETNFGGRQTYFLDGRTLSRFFRFRDFESDYTVVRAELAGAFDTGSVSHRLLVGADYDRFENNLFILRFRPGFFGPDTDINTLDPAEYLFLDVFNPVYGQFPQPVPGPNTNRSEELDGAGFYIQDQIDLNEQWQIRLGLRYDDFTQDLTNLRAVPATTTTSSDDRVSPQFGAVYRMNEGMSLYASYGEGFRQQTGSDFQGNQFDPNVTESAEIGFKADLANFYDTLSGAVTVTLFQVDQSNILVNDDRPEATAAGFFSRSAGEARSRGVEIDANIATDGGFNLWLSYAYTDAEFTNSNPDADFGALIEAGDPLINAPEHQINIQASQSFQIGSMPAQFGGGVLYTDERLGWTGFDFFLPSYTTVRLFGEIEPMDNLTVRVDLDNIFDEEFYTNSFADVWVEPGAPRRWRVSASYAF
- a CDS encoding serine hydrolase → MMLPVITFLLAAATATDQPSGLYVASYEAYRSPVSGFELKRSDSGWSGLLDGEPMVIQSETEGTIRFELPGGEAFIGTTVDGRLTGFWRRPAHDYAGQAFSTPLRFRQTGQSTWTAKPASLEEDFMIFHYFGEDEGGPFVAIRNPERNAIGASSRYRWAQEEHGSGELFVGEAENRWSRSLSYNSAKDEVVSGWAWSADSSLLRRSTEAEAARFYPRVGSFDGLSRVPELKDGWQVSSLTEAEISAAPLTTLIESIASSDPTAGRPDMIHSLLVAHKGKLVLEEYFHGYDRNDTHDLRSAAKTYAPLLAGALIHDGLELNKDTLVMPILRKRFPDLPQGDARDRITFGNLLSHQSGLACGNGQDGAPPGNEDTLWAQKENFWLFSARLPMVAEPGTRYHYCSGSIHLAAGVLAIMTGRELFELIEEKLMQPLDIPHYHWNVTPNGQAYFGGGAQLLPRDFLKMGQVVLDGGRWRGHQVLDPAWNTTSLEKTVEINPETTETTPEEFAQNYILSADGLGWHLIDIKAGERSYQSYYASGNGGQLVFVLPELELVVGMTGGQYNWGSVWNTWPHRFIGGHIIPAITESN